The Ignavibacteriota bacterium genome contains the following window.
AATACTCAGGTTTCCGTGCTAAAGTCGGCTCTAAAGTTTATGATGACAACCAAATTGAAGAAGTATTAAAAACATCATCAAACCAAAAATTACTCAAAGATATTTGGGAAGCTCATAAAAATATTGGACCACTTGTTAAAGATGATATTATAAATCTTGTCAAACTTCGTAATGAAGTTGCCCGAGAGCTCGGTTTCAATAATTATCATGAAATGTCACTCAAGTTGTCAGACCAAAATCCTGAAGATATTTCCAAGCTTTTCGACGAATTAGATGCTTTGACAAAAGATGAGTTCATGAAGCTCAAAACTGAGATTGATGCTATGCTGACAGCTAAGCACAAAATTCCAGCCGAAAAGTTAATGCCATGGCACTATCAGAACCGCTATTTTCAGGAAGCTCCAAAAATTTATGAAGTTGACCATGATTCATTCTACAAAGAGCGCGATGTAGTTAAGCTTACCGAAGATTATTTCCGCTCAATCAATCTTCCAATTGAAGATTTAGTTGCTAAAAGTGATTTGTATCCAAGAGAAAATAAAAATCAGCATGCTTATTGCATCAATATTGACAGAGATAAAAGAGATATTCGTGTGCTTTGCAACGTAACAAATAATGCTCGTTGGATGGAAACAATGCTCCATGAGTATGGTCATGCTCTTTATGAAAATCATTATGCAGACGACTTGCCTTGGGGACTTAAATCTCCTGCTCACATTTTTACAACTGAAGCTGTTGCGATGATTTTTGGCAGATTTGCTCTAAACCCAACATGGATGCAGGATATGCTCGGTATTTCAGATGAGCAGAAAGAAGCAATTGCAGAGGAAAGCCGCAAGATGCTTAAACTTCAGCAACTTGTATTCAGCCGTTGGTCACAGGTTATGTACAGGTTCGAAAAATCTATGTATGCCGACCCTGACCAGGATTTGAATAAATTATGGTGGGATTTGGTCGAGCAGTACCAAATGATTAAGCGTCCCGAAGGTCGCGATATGCCTGATTGGGCTACAAAAATCCATATTGCAACTTCACCTTGCTACTATCATAACTATCACCTTGGAGAGCTTCTGGCTTCTCAGCTATTTTTTACAATCAGCGAGAAAGTTTTGAATGTTGACCCTGCTTCTAATCCAAGTTTCCATGGAAAACCTGAAGTCGGTGATTTCTTCATAAAGAAAATATTCAACCCCGGAACCCGCTACCAGTGGAATGATATGATTGAACGTGCTACAGGTGAAAAACTTACTGCTAAGTATTACGCTAAGCAATTCGTAGAAAATTAAATTGTAAATAATTTGCATTTACTTCGCTCCAAATAATTGAAACAAGGATTTCATTTCTTTTGGAGCGATTTTTTTTTTATTAATCGAAACTATTATTTTTTATACACGTATATGATTTATTGGTGATTAATTAATTTAAAGGTTTAAACATGAAAAAAGTTTTTTTTCTTATGATTGCAGTTCTTGCATTCTCAATTACTTTGAAGGCTCAGGAATTTGATTTTGTATCTGCCAGGCAGGCTCACACAGTCTTAGTAAGCGGAGTTCCTAATCTTGATGATGAATATGAATTGTTTAGTGTAGTTGCTTTGCACTTTCCAATGTTTGGTATTGAATTAGACTTCGAGACAGGGAATGCACAGATGTGGAATTTCTCTTTCAAATCAAAAGACATAAACGATGAAAGTCTTTATGAATATACTATTTTTAGAATAAACGGTGAATTTACTTATGAACTTTCAGTTGCTGAAGACGAATATGTACAGGAAAATCGTACTTTAGTTAATACATGGAAAAATTCAACTGTTTTTGCTGATGAGTATAAAAAAAGCACTGCTTTAACCAACTTTTATATCGAAAATTCTGAATCAATTGATTTAATAATATATGAATTATTATATGCCGATGAGTTGGATACTGATATTTGGAGTGTATATTTATTCAGTGGAGAAGAAAAATTTATTGGATGTGCTTATCAGGCAACAACTCTT
Protein-coding sequences here:
- a CDS encoding M2 family metallopeptidase, translating into MKIRNIILFFAAAFLLSSCSETNQDISKDVTAMDTEYKAFYDEITGEISKAYTDMALAYFDASTNSNPENWEKVNQYDVALNAILSNKDTFEKIKWYKDSATIKDELLSRSLDLIYLDFLSKQIDTAKLNQLSKMQSEIELKYSGFRAKVGSKVYDDNQIEEVLKTSSNQKLLKDIWEAHKNIGPLVKDDIINLVKLRNEVARELGFNNYHEMSLKLSDQNPEDISKLFDELDALTKDEFMKLKTEIDAMLTAKHKIPAEKLMPWHYQNRYFQEAPKIYEVDHDSFYKERDVVKLTEDYFRSINLPIEDLVAKSDLYPRENKNQHAYCINIDRDKRDIRVLCNVTNNARWMETMLHEYGHALYENHYADDLPWGLKSPAHIFTTEAVAMIFGRFALNPTWMQDMLGISDEQKEAIAEESRKMLKLQQLVFSRWSQVMYRFEKSMYADPDQDLNKLWWDLVEQYQMIKRPEGRDMPDWATKIHIATSPCYYHNYHLGELLASQLFFTISEKVLNVDPASNPSFHGKPEVGDFFIKKIFNPGTRYQWNDMIERATGEKLTAKYYAKQFVEN
- a CDS encoding T9SS type A sorting domain-containing protein — its product is MKKVFFLMIAVLAFSITLKAQEFDFVSARQAHTVLVSGVPNLDDEYELFSVVALHFPMFGIELDFETGNAQMWNFSFKSKDINDESLYEYTIFRINGEFTYELSVAEDEYVQENRTLVNTWKNSTVFADEYKKSTALTNFYIENSESIDLIIYELLYADELDTDIWSVYLFSGEEKFIGCAYQATTLELIECLDNTTSVADKLARATKLFPQPSKDYLNIELPFTGDVRLELYNTNGIVLKSMNLNTNGDVQFNTSDLTTGVYNLVIKNNNSTFSKKVIVTR